A stretch of the Nicotiana tabacum cultivar K326 chromosome 6, ASM71507v2, whole genome shotgun sequence genome encodes the following:
- the LOC107792302 gene encoding protein FLX-like 3 isoform X1: MAGRNRIPREAFDNRRGYPAEGHITRGPMPRPMPHPALLEEELEIQHVEIRRLLGENRRLVEDRIALQRELGAAKEELHRMNLAIGDIQAEHEMRSRELIERGLKLEGDLRATEPLKNEAKQLHTEVQRLNTIKQDLSGQVQTLTKDLAKLQADSQQIPLLRAEIDGLHQELLRARSATDYEKKAKIELMDQRQAMETNLVSMAREVEKLRAELFNSDGRAWAAGGSYGMKYGRHDATFPAPHGEGYGVHMGAADKGPLYGATSASWGGLEKPQMNRR, translated from the exons ATGGCAGGAAGGAATCGCATTCCTCGGGAAGCATTTGATAACCGCCGGGGCTATCCCGCAGAAGGACATATTACTCGGGGTCCTATGCCTCGGCCCATGCCTCATCCTGCTTTGTTAGAGGAAGAACTTGAAATACAACATGTTGAAATACGCAGACTTTTGGGTGAAAACCGGAGACTGGTTGAAGATCGAATTGCTCTTCAACGTGAATTGGGTGCTGCAAAAGAGGAACTTCATCGCATGAATCTTGCAATAGGAGATATTCAGGCGGAGCATGAAATGCGCTCTAGGGAACTGATCGAAAGGGGTTTGAAGCTGGAAGGTGATCTTAGAGCTACTGAACCTCTGAAAAATGAGGCTAAACAACTCCATACTGAAGTTCAGAGGCTTAATACTATTAAGCAGGATCTCTCTGGCCAGGTGCAGACCCTCACCAAAGACCTCGCCAAGCTACAAGCTGATAGCCAACAGATTCCCCTTTTAAGGGCTGAGATTGATGGTCTGCATCAGGAACTTTTACGCGCAAG GTCTGCTACTGACTATGAAAAGAAGGCTAAAATTGAACTCATGGATCAGAGACAGGCAATGGAGACAAATTTAGTTTCAATGGCACGCGAAGTTGAGAAGCTACGTGCTGAACTTTTTAATTCTGATGGTAGAGCATGGGCTGCAG GTGGATCATATGGGATGAAATATGGCAGACATGATGCAACTTTTCCTGCTCCTCATGGCGAGGGATATGGGGTTCATATG GGTGCTGCGGACAAGGGTCCTTTGTACGGTGCTACTTCAGCTTCATGGGGAGGACTTGAGAAACCTCAGATGAATCGTCGTTGA
- the LOC107792300 gene encoding eukaryotic initiation factor 4A-9-like isoform X1: MAGFHNHQGYPAQHIPMGPMPPPMRHPALLEKELEMQHVENRRLAEDRIALQRELGAAREELHRMNLMISDIRVQHEIHCRELTERRLKLEADLRALEPLKIEVKNLRSQVTKLCTIKQDLSSQVETLTKDLVRMQGENKQIPSLRVEIDGLRQELLCARFAAEYENKAKVELMDQIQTNKEGLEKPSTIQQSGIVPSCGGLDVIQQVLSASAKIAAFCSEILQQLDCGLVQCQALFLAPTRERAQQIENVMRALGDPLGVKVHACVGGNSIQEDKHILSAGVHLVVGTPGCVFDMLRRKNQSLLLDHIRMFVLDEADEMLSRGFKDQIYDILQLLPAKVHVVAFYATMPADALEITRKFMNKPVKVLVKFDELTLEGIKQFYVNVVREERKLDAIYDLYERLNITKSVIFVNTRLKVNWLTDKMRSRGHTVSATHGKMDQKTRDIIMREFCSGSSSILITTDLSARVIDVQQVCIVINYDLPTQLENYLRRIGRSGEFESKGYAINFVTADEEKMLSDIQRFYNVVIDELPSNVADF; the protein is encoded by the exons ATGGCAGGATTTCATAATCATCAGGGTTACCCTGCACAACATATTCCCATGGGTCCTATGCCTCCACCCATGCGTCATCCTGCCTTGTTAGAAAAAGAACTTGAAATGCAACATGTTGAAAATCGGAGACTGGCTGAAGATCGAATTGCTTTGCAACGTGAATTAGGTGCTGCTAGGGAGGAACTTCATCGCATGAATCTTATGATATCTGATATTCGAGTTCAGCATGAAATCCACTGTAGGGAACTTACTGAAAGGCGTTTGAAGCTGGAAGCAGATCTCCGAGCTCTAGAACCACTGAAAATTGAGGTTAAAAACCTCCGTTCGCAAGTTACAAAGCTTTGTACCATTAAGCAGGATCTCTCTAGTCAGGTAGAGACACTCACGAAGGACCTCGTCAGGATGCAAGGTGAAAACAAacagattccttctttaagggtTGAGATTGATGGACTGCGTCAGGAGCTTTTGTGTGCTAG GTTTGCTGCTGAGTATGAAAATAAGGCTAAAGTTGAACTGATGGATCAGATTCAGACAAATAAAGAAg GTCTTGAGAAACCATCCACAATCCAGCAAAGTGGTATAGTTCCATCTTGCGGGGGACTTGATGTAATTCAGCAGGTTCTATCTGCCTCAGCGAAGATAGCTGCATTTTGTTCTGAAATTTTACAACAGCTTGACTGTGGCTTAGTTCAATGCCAAGCCTTGTTTTTGGCACCTACTCGTGAACGTGCACAACAGATTGAGAATGTCATGCGAGCACTTGGCGACCCCCTTGGGGTAAAGGTCCATgcttgtgtaggtggtaatagcATCCAGGAGGATAAGCATATCCTATCAGCTGGAGTTCATCTCGTTGTTGGTACACCTGGGTGTGTATTTGACATGTTGCGGAGGAAAAACCAATCTCTGCTTCTTGATCACATTAGAATGTTTGTGCTAGATGAAGCTGATGAAATGCTTTCAAGGGGATTTAAAGACCAG ATTTATGACATTTTGCAGCTTTTACCTGCCAAAGTTCACGTAGTAGCATTTTATGCAACTATGCCAGCTGACGCCCTTGAAATCACGAGGAAGTTCATGAATAAGCCAGTGAAAGTGTTAGTCAAATTTGATGAACTGACTCTTGAGGGTATCAAACAATTTTATGTCAATGTTGTAAGGGAAGAACGAAAGCTTGATGCAATATATGATCTTTACGAGAGACTAAACATCACCAAAAGTGTTATTTTTGTTAACACCCGCCTAAAGGTCAATTGGCTAACAGATAAAATGCGAAGCCGTGGTCACACAGTCTCAGCCACTCATGGAAAAATGGACCAGAAAACTCGAGACATAATCATGCGTGAATTTTGCTCTGGTTCCTCTAGTATACTTATCACAACTGATTTGTCAGCTCGTGTTATTGATGTGCAACAGGTGTGTATTGTGATAAATTATGATCTTCCAACTCAACTAGAGAATTATCTCCGTCGTATTGGAAGAAGTGGAGAATTTGAAAGCAAAGGATATGCTATCAACTTTGTAACAGCAGATGAGGAAAAAATGTTATCTGATATTCAAAGGTTCTACAATGTGGTCATCGACGAACTTCCATCAAATGTTGCTGATTTCTAA
- the LOC107792300 gene encoding eukaryotic initiation factor 4A-9-like isoform X2 yields MAGFHNHQGYPAQHIPMGPMPPPMRHPALLEKELEMQHVENRRLAEDRIALQRELGAAREELHRMNLMISDIRVQHEIHCRELTERRLKLEADLRALEPLKIEVKNLRSQVTKLCTIKQDLSSQVETLTKDLVRMQGENKQIPSLRVEIDGLRQELLCARFAAEYENKAKVELMDQIQTNKEGLEKPSTIQQSGIVPSCGGLDVIQQVLSASAKIAAFCSEILQQLDCGLVQCQALFLAPTRERAQQIENVMRALGDPLGVKVHACVGGNSIQEDKHILSAGVHLVVGTPGCVFDMLRRKNQSLLLDHIRMFVLDEADEMLSRGFKDQLLPAKVHVVAFYATMPADALEITRKFMNKPVKVLVKFDELTLEGIKQFYVNVVREERKLDAIYDLYERLNITKSVIFVNTRLKVNWLTDKMRSRGHTVSATHGKMDQKTRDIIMREFCSGSSSILITTDLSARVIDVQQVCIVINYDLPTQLENYLRRIGRSGEFESKGYAINFVTADEEKMLSDIQRFYNVVIDELPSNVADF; encoded by the exons ATGGCAGGATTTCATAATCATCAGGGTTACCCTGCACAACATATTCCCATGGGTCCTATGCCTCCACCCATGCGTCATCCTGCCTTGTTAGAAAAAGAACTTGAAATGCAACATGTTGAAAATCGGAGACTGGCTGAAGATCGAATTGCTTTGCAACGTGAATTAGGTGCTGCTAGGGAGGAACTTCATCGCATGAATCTTATGATATCTGATATTCGAGTTCAGCATGAAATCCACTGTAGGGAACTTACTGAAAGGCGTTTGAAGCTGGAAGCAGATCTCCGAGCTCTAGAACCACTGAAAATTGAGGTTAAAAACCTCCGTTCGCAAGTTACAAAGCTTTGTACCATTAAGCAGGATCTCTCTAGTCAGGTAGAGACACTCACGAAGGACCTCGTCAGGATGCAAGGTGAAAACAAacagattccttctttaagggtTGAGATTGATGGACTGCGTCAGGAGCTTTTGTGTGCTAG GTTTGCTGCTGAGTATGAAAATAAGGCTAAAGTTGAACTGATGGATCAGATTCAGACAAATAAAGAAg GTCTTGAGAAACCATCCACAATCCAGCAAAGTGGTATAGTTCCATCTTGCGGGGGACTTGATGTAATTCAGCAGGTTCTATCTGCCTCAGCGAAGATAGCTGCATTTTGTTCTGAAATTTTACAACAGCTTGACTGTGGCTTAGTTCAATGCCAAGCCTTGTTTTTGGCACCTACTCGTGAACGTGCACAACAGATTGAGAATGTCATGCGAGCACTTGGCGACCCCCTTGGGGTAAAGGTCCATgcttgtgtaggtggtaatagcATCCAGGAGGATAAGCATATCCTATCAGCTGGAGTTCATCTCGTTGTTGGTACACCTGGGTGTGTATTTGACATGTTGCGGAGGAAAAACCAATCTCTGCTTCTTGATCACATTAGAATGTTTGTGCTAGATGAAGCTGATGAAATGCTTTCAAGGGGATTTAAAGACCAG CTTTTACCTGCCAAAGTTCACGTAGTAGCATTTTATGCAACTATGCCAGCTGACGCCCTTGAAATCACGAGGAAGTTCATGAATAAGCCAGTGAAAGTGTTAGTCAAATTTGATGAACTGACTCTTGAGGGTATCAAACAATTTTATGTCAATGTTGTAAGGGAAGAACGAAAGCTTGATGCAATATATGATCTTTACGAGAGACTAAACATCACCAAAAGTGTTATTTTTGTTAACACCCGCCTAAAGGTCAATTGGCTAACAGATAAAATGCGAAGCCGTGGTCACACAGTCTCAGCCACTCATGGAAAAATGGACCAGAAAACTCGAGACATAATCATGCGTGAATTTTGCTCTGGTTCCTCTAGTATACTTATCACAACTGATTTGTCAGCTCGTGTTATTGATGTGCAACAGGTGTGTATTGTGATAAATTATGATCTTCCAACTCAACTAGAGAATTATCTCCGTCGTATTGGAAGAAGTGGAGAATTTGAAAGCAAAGGATATGCTATCAACTTTGTAACAGCAGATGAGGAAAAAATGTTATCTGATATTCAAAGGTTCTACAATGTGGTCATCGACGAACTTCCATCAAATGTTGCTGATTTCTAA